The Echinicola rosea genome has a segment encoding these proteins:
- a CDS encoding GNAT family N-acetyltransferase, producing the protein MNEVTVKKVTNKAALKQVFAIRQEVFVVGQNVPPAEEYHEFEEFSIHFLALAEGEPAGTARWRFTENGVKLERFAVLEKDRGKGVGTALVQAVIEDVKSTAEAEGKCLYLHAQLHAVPLYAKFGFKKVGDVFSECDILHYKMERYL; encoded by the coding sequence ATGAACGAAGTGACCGTCAAAAAGGTAACGAATAAGGCCGCCTTAAAGCAGGTTTTTGCGATTCGTCAGGAAGTTTTTGTGGTAGGACAAAATGTGCCCCCAGCCGAAGAATATCATGAGTTTGAGGAGTTTTCCATTCATTTTTTGGCCTTGGCTGAAGGTGAGCCAGCAGGGACAGCCCGATGGAGGTTTACCGAAAATGGTGTGAAACTGGAGCGTTTTGCCGTACTGGAAAAGGACCGGGGTAAGGGCGTGGGCACGGCACTGGTACAAGCTGTTATCGAGGATGTCAAAAGCACTGCAGAGGCAGAAGGGAAATGCCTTTATCTACATGCCCAACTACACGCGGTTCCACTTTATGCAAAGTTTGGTTTCAAGAAAGTTGGAGATGTTTTTTCAGAATGTGACATCCTTCATTACAAAATGGAGCGATATTTGTAA
- a CDS encoding DUF3575 domain-containing protein, whose amino-acid sequence MKKLLLTIFFSGMMLGAYAQTDYNPNEIKLNILNTIVQGSVEIGYERFVDSDQSIGVEYLINDRFGYKGQGDGKKYNTSSLLVSYNFYFLNNDPEQGNIYVYPFFKYRFGDFTEPDDNGNTIVTDMNSGMIGIGVGYKWVQSDKFAIAPYVNIARGFSEEVNDRFAAVEVNAGVSIGYRF is encoded by the coding sequence ATGAAAAAGCTATTACTTACTATCTTCTTTTCAGGAATGATGCTGGGAGCTTATGCCCAAACCGATTACAACCCAAATGAAATCAAATTGAACATTTTGAATACGATCGTTCAGGGTTCTGTAGAAATCGGTTATGAACGATTCGTGGACAGCGACCAGTCTATCGGAGTAGAATACCTGATCAATGACCGCTTTGGTTATAAGGGCCAAGGCGATGGGAAAAAATATAATACCAGTAGTTTATTGGTCTCGTATAATTTCTATTTTCTGAACAACGATCCTGAACAAGGGAATATCTATGTTTATCCCTTCTTTAAGTACCGTTTCGGTGATTTTACCGAGCCTGATGATAACGGAAATACCATTGTGACAGACATGAACAGTGGCATGATCGGTATTGGTGTAGGCTATAAATGGGTGCAAAGTGATAAGTTTGCCATTGCACCTTATGTGAACATCGCCAGGGGCTTCAGTGAGGAGGTGAATGACAGGTTTGCAGCGGTGGAAGTAAATGCCGGTGTGAGTATCGGATATCGATTTTGA